In one window of Meiothermus sp. DNA:
- a CDS encoding extracellular solute-binding protein has translation MRIVLLTLFALWGAALAQGQITITYWQYDFRSKVEAVNELIKKFEAANPGIKVQHQTFPFDAYQQKVASSIPAGQGPDVVNLFYGWLPTWVKAGYLQPMPAEYTKVLDSEFSSLAQAAKVGGKLYGMPTAVRSLALFYNRDLLNAAGFKTPPKTWDEFLSMAAKLTVKDGNKFTQLGYAMAPDGQDHHLVREVLIRQFGGRPYSDDGRKVLYDNAAGLKAFTFYTDWLKKYNVGTLGNQFFPGNNAYRDAFIAGKVGMIIDGSFAIGTIRNGAKFNWGVAELPIEKAGARKVNYGSFWMHGLTPLATGPKLAASLKFLEFLVSEETQRYWLEKVGELPARKSLIKDPKLTLDKVYGPFVISLSYAKATPFVDEIGQRKVMTDAINRVLLENKDPAESWRSAAAEEQKLLDNFWK, from the coding sequence ATGAGAATAGTCCTGCTAACCCTGTTTGCCCTATGGGGTGCAGCCCTGGCCCAGGGTCAGATCACCATCACCTACTGGCAATATGATTTCAGGAGCAAGGTGGAGGCGGTCAACGAGCTGATCAAAAAGTTCGAGGCTGCCAACCCCGGCATCAAGGTACAGCACCAGACCTTTCCCTTTGACGCCTACCAGCAAAAAGTGGCTTCGTCTATTCCGGCCGGCCAGGGGCCCGATGTGGTCAACCTGTTCTATGGCTGGCTGCCCACCTGGGTCAAGGCCGGGTATTTGCAACCCATGCCCGCCGAATATACAAAGGTGCTGGATAGCGAGTTCTCGAGCCTGGCCCAGGCGGCCAAAGTAGGGGGCAAGCTCTACGGTATGCCCACCGCGGTGCGTTCGCTGGCTCTTTTCTACAACCGCGACCTGCTGAATGCCGCCGGCTTCAAGACCCCCCCTAAAACCTGGGATGAGTTCCTCAGCATGGCGGCCAAGCTGACCGTCAAGGACGGCAACAAGTTCACCCAACTGGGCTACGCCATGGCCCCCGATGGCCAGGACCACCACCTGGTGCGCGAGGTACTCATCCGGCAGTTTGGTGGGCGGCCTTACTCTGACGACGGCCGCAAAGTGCTCTACGACAACGCAGCCGGGCTCAAAGCCTTCACCTTCTACACCGACTGGCTCAAGAAGTACAACGTGGGAACCCTGGGCAACCAGTTCTTCCCCGGCAACAACGCCTACCGCGATGCTTTTATCGCTGGCAAGGTAGGCATGATTATTGATGGCTCTTTCGCCATCGGCACCATCCGCAATGGAGCCAAGTTCAACTGGGGTGTAGCCGAGTTGCCTATAGAAAAAGCCGGGGCCCGCAAAGTGAACTACGGTTCCTTCTGGATGCACGGCCTGACCCCCCTGGCCACCGGGCCCAAACTGGCCGCTTCGCTCAAGTTCCTGGAGTTTCTGGTCTCCGAGGAGACCCAGCGCTACTGGCTCGAGAAGGTGGGCGAACTGCCCGCCCGCAAGAGCCTGATCAAAGACCCTAAACTCACCCTGGATAAGGTGTACGGCCCCTTTGTCATTTCGCTGTCCTATGCCAAAGCCACCCCGTTTGTGGACGAGATCGGGCAGCGCAAGGTGATGACCGACGCCATTAACCGGGTGCTCCTGGAAAACAAAGACCCGGCGGAATCCTGGCGTAGCGCAGCCGCCGAAGAGCAAAAGCTGCTGGACAACTTTTGGAAGTAA
- a CDS encoding carbohydrate ABC transporter permease has protein sequence MRPPEPAQRRVSLATREALWAFAFLAIPLAFFLFIRIWPAFQALWLSLFDWHADPSKRPFVGLEHYEQMLSDRLLLKALQNTLAYTLLGVPLQLLLGLGIALLLNAVTRFRDVFRAIYFAPYVTPAAAIAWVFSWMLSPNFGIVNEILSVFGIPPQPFLTKPSQALATVTLIVVWQNLGFQVVLFLAGLQNIPRDYYEAARIDGASNWQLFRHITFPLLNPVMVFSAVIGTIGFLQLFTQVVNLNFTDQGGPLGSTLTLALYIYQVAFARFELGYAAAITVLLFVIILSITLVQLRLLSRRVEY, from the coding sequence ATGAGACCACCTGAACCCGCCCAACGAAGGGTGTCGCTGGCGACCCGCGAAGCGCTATGGGCCTTTGCCTTTCTGGCCATCCCACTGGCTTTCTTCCTGTTTATCCGCATCTGGCCAGCGTTTCAGGCGCTGTGGCTCTCGCTGTTCGACTGGCACGCCGACCCCAGCAAGCGGCCTTTTGTGGGGCTGGAACACTACGAGCAAATGTTGAGTGACCGGCTTTTGCTCAAAGCCCTGCAAAACACGCTGGCCTATACCCTGCTCGGCGTACCGCTACAACTGCTGCTGGGGCTTGGTATTGCCCTCCTGCTGAATGCCGTGACCCGGTTTCGGGATGTGTTTCGGGCCATCTATTTTGCCCCCTATGTCACCCCAGCCGCAGCCATTGCCTGGGTCTTTAGCTGGATGCTCTCGCCCAACTTTGGCATCGTCAACGAGATTTTGAGTGTGTTTGGCATTCCACCCCAGCCCTTTCTGACCAAGCCCTCCCAGGCCCTGGCCACCGTGACCCTGATTGTGGTGTGGCAAAACCTGGGCTTTCAGGTGGTGCTCTTTTTGGCGGGTTTGCAAAACATCCCGCGCGACTACTACGAGGCCGCCCGCATCGATGGGGCCAGCAACTGGCAACTGTTCCGTCACATCACCTTTCCCCTTCTGAACCCGGTGATGGTCTTCTCGGCGGTGATTGGCACCATCGGCTTCTTGCAGCTTTTTACCCAGGTGGTGAACCTCAACTTCACTGACCAGGGCGGGCCGCTCGGTTCTACCTTGACGCTGGCCCTCTACATCTACCAGGTGGCCTTTGCCCGCTTTGAACTCGGCTACGCAGCGGCCATTACGGTTTTGCTGTTTGTGATCATCCTGAGCATTACCCTGGTGCAACTGCGGCTGTTGTCGCGGCGGGTGGAGTACTGA
- a CDS encoding carbohydrate ABC transporter permease encodes MKRLSTFLIYALLILGSLVMFFPFVWMFLTSLKPFAEIFELQVWPQAPTLDNYREVLFKTQFPRWFLNSLIVAGITTLSVLFFDSLVGYALAKLRFPGKGLIFVLILSTLMVPTEMLVIPWYVMSTEYGWSNTYWGLLFPGIISAFGVFLMRQFFETLPTDLLDAGRIDGLSEFGVFWRIAFPLVRPALAALGIFTFLGNWNAFLWPLIVVQTADMRTIPVGVALFSSEAGTAWNLIMAASSLAVLPVLLVFLFFQRQIIEGVVLTGVKG; translated from the coding sequence ATGAAGCGCCTGTCTACCTTCTTGATTTACGCCCTGCTGATTCTGGGCAGCCTGGTAATGTTTTTTCCGTTTGTGTGGATGTTCCTGACCTCCCTCAAACCTTTTGCCGAAATTTTCGAGCTCCAGGTATGGCCCCAGGCCCCCACCCTGGACAACTACCGCGAGGTGCTCTTCAAAACCCAGTTTCCCCGCTGGTTCTTGAACAGTCTGATTGTCGCGGGCATTACCACGCTCTCGGTGTTGTTCTTCGACTCGCTGGTCGGCTATGCCCTGGCCAAACTGCGCTTTCCCGGCAAGGGTCTGATTTTTGTGCTGATTCTGTCCACCCTGATGGTGCCTACCGAGATGCTTGTGATCCCCTGGTATGTGATGAGCACCGAGTACGGCTGGAGCAACACCTACTGGGGCCTGTTGTTTCCGGGCATTATCAGCGCTTTTGGGGTGTTTTTGATGCGGCAGTTTTTCGAGACCCTGCCCACCGACCTGCTGGACGCCGGGCGCATAGACGGGCTAAGTGAGTTTGGGGTGTTCTGGCGGATTGCTTTCCCGCTGGTGCGGCCGGCCCTGGCGGCTTTGGGTATTTTTACCTTCCTGGGCAACTGGAACGCTTTTTTGTGGCCGCTGATCGTGGTGCAGACCGCCGATATGCGCACCATACCGGTGGGGGTGGCGCTGTTCTCGAGCGAGGCCGGCACCGCCTGGAACCTGATCATGGCGGCCAGCAGCTTAGCGGTGCTGCCGGTGCTCTTGGTATTCCTGTTCTTCCAGCGCCAGATTATCGAGGGGGTGGTGCTGACGGGGGTAAAAGGCTAG
- a CDS encoding glycoside hydrolase family 125 protein: protein MMELMTPAPILDTPPAHLPTGNLDIHVEASPNAPSIARIGVASLALNGLLDWVGEPLLEVSGKGWKLSRTADWIPVWENEHLSATLLAPFGERGLALRLEPRTPGPIQVAGNLEYLGLRRFREEKLDATFRVSHDAWTGSYVLEARTERTLLALGLQADTAPSRADWGPQFVLEWASGPVTLYLGLAPEADGARTTALHLRRVGWDNLLRQTLHKLALLAGHYSGPLYEVYRRHLIFSYFYAQANTLEGEPVLLTSRSPHYYVSGAYWARDGLLWFFPALLKADRKRAKEVLKAVFRRFARWPGEHAQYLSGPPLYPGFELDQAAAYPLALARYLEATGPNPELVAELREPLEWVFERVAQEKHPSLSLYRTFLSPTDDPVPEPYLTYDNALWAVALERLSPYWRESETLKHEARALRETLYRQAERNGRFVFSFEPGGSHTFADEPAGSLLLLPHLGFCNRQDPIWQATALWVLGNDNPHHYKGRFPGEGSAHFPFPSGFGLANRILSGLMRPAGDALMVLEQAPLDQGYACESFDLETGQARTGVGFAALAGFIAYALAASKEGRSPV from the coding sequence ATGATGGAACTCATGACCCCCGCCCCCATCCTGGACACCCCGCCCGCGCACCTGCCCACGGGCAACCTGGATATTCACGTGGAGGCCAGCCCCAACGCCCCTTCGATTGCCCGTATCGGGGTGGCCTCACTTGCACTGAATGGGCTTTTGGACTGGGTGGGGGAGCCGCTGCTGGAGGTCTCGGGGAAGGGCTGGAAGCTCTCGCGCACGGCGGACTGGATTCCGGTCTGGGAAAACGAACACCTCAGCGCAACGCTGCTGGCCCCTTTTGGCGAGCGGGGGCTGGCGCTGCGTTTGGAGCCCCGCACCCCCGGGCCTATTCAAGTGGCCGGCAACCTGGAATACCTGGGCCTGCGGCGCTTTCGAGAGGAAAAACTGGACGCAACCTTCCGTGTTTCGCACGATGCCTGGACGGGCAGCTATGTACTCGAGGCCCGCACCGAGCGCACCCTGCTGGCCCTGGGCTTGCAGGCCGACACCGCCCCCAGCCGGGCCGACTGGGGGCCGCAGTTTGTGCTCGAGTGGGCGTCCGGCCCGGTCACGCTCTACCTGGGCCTGGCCCCCGAGGCCGACGGCGCCCGCACCACCGCCCTGCACTTGCGCCGGGTGGGCTGGGACAACCTGCTGCGCCAGACCCTGCACAAGCTGGCCTTGCTGGCAGGCCACTACAGCGGCCCGCTCTACGAGGTCTACCGGCGGCACCTGATTTTCAGCTACTTCTACGCCCAGGCCAATACTCTGGAGGGCGAGCCGGTGCTGCTCACCTCGCGCAGCCCGCACTACTACGTCTCGGGGGCCTACTGGGCGCGGGACGGGCTTTTGTGGTTCTTTCCGGCCTTGCTCAAGGCCGACCGCAAGCGGGCCAAAGAGGTACTCAAGGCGGTCTTCCGCCGCTTTGCCCGCTGGCCGGGGGAGCACGCCCAGTACCTGAGCGGGCCGCCTTTGTACCCGGGCTTCGAGCTCGACCAGGCCGCGGCCTATCCGTTAGCGCTGGCCCGCTACCTGGAAGCTACCGGCCCCAACCCCGAACTCGTCGCCGAGTTGCGCGAACCGCTGGAGTGGGTGTTTGAGCGTGTGGCCCAGGAAAAACACCCTTCCCTCTCGCTTTACCGCACCTTCCTCTCCCCCACCGACGACCCCGTGCCAGAGCCCTACCTAACCTACGACAACGCCCTGTGGGCGGTGGCCCTGGAGCGCCTTTCGCCCTACTGGCGGGAGTCCGAAACGCTCAAGCACGAGGCCCGCGCCCTGCGCGAGACCCTCTACCGCCAGGCCGAGCGCAACGGACGTTTTGTGTTTAGCTTTGAACCGGGGGGCAGCCACACCTTTGCCGACGAACCGGCAGGCAGCCTGCTCTTGCTGCCGCACCTGGGCTTTTGCAACCGCCAGGACCCCATCTGGCAGGCCACCGCGCTCTGGGTTCTGGGGAACGACAACCCCCACCACTACAAAGGGCGCTTTCCCGGCGAGGGCTCGGCGCACTTTCCTTTTCCCTCGGGCTTTGGCCTAGCCAACCGGATTTTGTCGGGATTGATGCGGCCTGCGGGGGATGCCCTGATGGTGCTCGAGCAGGCCCCTTTAGACCAGGGCTACGCCTGTGAGTCCTTCGACCTCGAGACCGGCCAGGCCCGCACCGGGGTAGGGTTTGCTGCGCTGGCCGGTTTTATCGCCTATGCGCTCGCGGCCAGCAAAGAAGGCCGGTCTCCTGTCTAG
- a CDS encoding PepSY-associated TM helix domain-containing protein yields MIGRVEVAHSEKLSKPLRTRAYALARWLHLYASMLSLLAVLFFAATGITLNHPEWVWGTAQTTHTYSGTLPHNWQRDGQVDWLQTAEALRAAHGLKGRVSDTQANQQEASISFRGPAYAADAFIDRQDGSYTLKVVAQGPVAVLNDLHRGRDAGRAWAWLIDLSGGFLLLVALTGFGLSLFFRKTRTAALTVALIGTAVLLLMMWQTA; encoded by the coding sequence ATGATCGGCAGGGTTGAAGTTGCCCACAGCGAGAAGCTCTCAAAGCCCCTGCGTACCCGGGCCTACGCGCTGGCCCGCTGGCTGCACCTGTATGCCTCCATGCTGAGCCTGCTGGCGGTGCTTTTTTTCGCTGCTACCGGCATCACCCTGAACCACCCCGAGTGGGTGTGGGGCACCGCCCAGACCACCCACACCTATAGCGGTACCCTGCCGCACAACTGGCAGCGGGATGGGCAGGTAGACTGGCTGCAAACCGCCGAGGCCCTGCGGGCAGCCCACGGCCTAAAAGGCCGGGTCAGCGATACCCAGGCCAACCAGCAAGAAGCCTCCATCAGCTTCCGCGGGCCGGCCTACGCTGCCGACGCCTTTATCGACCGCCAGGACGGCAGCTACACCCTGAAGGTGGTGGCCCAGGGCCCGGTGGCGGTGCTTAACGACCTGCACCGGGGGCGCGACGCGGGCCGGGCCTGGGCCTGGCTAATCGACCTTTCGGGCGGGTTCTTGCTGTTGGTGGCCCTGACCGGTTTTGGGCTTTCGCTCTTTTTTCGCAAGACCCGCACGGCGGCCCTGACGGTGGCGCTGATCGGAACCGCGGTGCTGTTGCTGATGATGTGGCAAACAGCCTGA
- a CDS encoding DUF2271 domain-containing protein has translation MQHSFISRRNFIYRTAALLLTLWAGRGLAQAKWAGMKLDITFEYVGSGSRYRPPYVAVWLENAQGLPVRTLAVWFQQSRKGPRWLNELKRWYRSNELTETVSGPTRMPGRYTLSFDGKDDKGNLVSQGDYYVCVELVREHGPYELFREKVTLAQTPFKRSYSVASELKEVSLSYDRQG, from the coding sequence ATGCAACACAGCTTTATTAGCCGTCGAAACTTCATCTACCGCACCGCCGCTTTGCTCCTGACCCTGTGGGCTGGGCGGGGCCTGGCCCAGGCTAAGTGGGCCGGCATGAAGCTGGACATCACCTTTGAGTATGTGGGTAGCGGGTCTCGCTACCGTCCGCCCTATGTGGCGGTCTGGCTCGAAAACGCCCAGGGCCTGCCCGTGCGTACCCTGGCAGTCTGGTTTCAACAGTCCCGCAAGGGCCCGCGCTGGCTCAACGAACTCAAGCGCTGGTACCGTAGCAACGAACTGACCGAGACCGTCTCGGGCCCGACCCGCATGCCGGGGCGCTACACCCTAAGCTTCGACGGCAAGGACGATAAGGGCAACCTGGTGAGCCAGGGCGACTACTACGTATGCGTGGAGCTGGTGCGCGAACACGGTCCCTACGAACTCTTCCGCGAAAAAGTTACCCTGGCCCAGACCCCCTTCAAACGCAGCTACAGCGTGGCCAGCGAACTGAAGGAGGTGAGCTTGAGCTATGATCGGCAGGGTTGA
- a CDS encoding FAD:protein FMN transferase: MPLAFHTLFKTRPQRYFVRYEGVLGTALELQLMSDGPSKARAAEAVVLAEIERLEGIYSSFSPTSELSRWQALGTARLSPELRELLRQAESWMAHTYGAFNPAAAALEALYRPNPQPSEAELEALRANLQGPLWHLEGPVAHKRTPLPLTFNALAKGLIADRAAQAALQAGGLEVLLSLGGDLRHLGQQRVRVAVAHPYSPADNAPPLARLWICNQGVATSGRSQRGAHLFDPRTARPATQVLQATVVAPSAAAADVLATAFCVLEPMLSLALAEVFGVGCLLVEANGQTHSNPRFEQQQIH; encoded by the coding sequence ATGCCCTTGGCTTTCCACACCTTGTTCAAGACGCGCCCCCAACGCTACTTCGTTCGCTACGAAGGGGTCTTGGGGACGGCCCTCGAGCTGCAACTAATGTCCGATGGCCCCTCAAAGGCGCGCGCCGCAGAAGCGGTTGTGCTGGCCGAGATTGAGCGCCTCGAGGGCATCTACAGCAGTTTCTCGCCCACCTCCGAGCTGTCGCGCTGGCAGGCCCTGGGCACGGCGCGGCTTTCGCCAGAACTCCGGGAGTTGTTGCGCCAGGCCGAGAGCTGGATGGCCCATACCTACGGGGCTTTCAACCCGGCGGCTGCTGCCCTTGAGGCCCTGTACCGGCCAAACCCCCAGCCCAGCGAGGCCGAACTCGAAGCCCTGCGGGCCAACCTCCAGGGCCCTTTGTGGCACCTCGAGGGCCCCGTAGCCCACAAACGCACTCCCCTGCCCCTGACCTTCAATGCCCTGGCCAAAGGGCTCATCGCCGACCGGGCAGCCCAGGCAGCTTTGCAAGCGGGTGGGCTCGAGGTACTGCTCAGCCTGGGGGGTGACCTGCGGCACCTGGGACAGCAACGGGTGCGGGTGGCGGTGGCCCATCCCTATAGCCCTGCCGACAATGCACCGCCGCTGGCCCGGCTCTGGATCTGCAACCAAGGCGTGGCCACCAGCGGACGCTCACAGCGGGGGGCCCACCTCTTTGACCCCCGCACCGCCCGGCCCGCCACCCAGGTGCTGCAGGCTACGGTGGTAGCCCCCAGCGCAGCCGCCGCCGATGTGCTGGCCACGGCTTTTTGTGTGCTCGAGCCCATGCTGAGCCTGGCCCTGGCCGAGGTCTTCGGGGTGGGTTGTTTGCTGGTGGAAGCCAACGGCCAGACCCACAGCAACCCCCGTTTTGAGCAACAACAAATTCACTAA
- a CDS encoding intradiol ring-cleavage dioxygenase gives MDNDDKPIGRILSRREVLSVLGLGGLAGVGALIGPRASAQNTPLPSCIVRPALTEGPYFVDTQLNRSDIRSDPSTGLVKPGVPLVLRFVVSRVSSGGCTLLPGAMVDIWQCDAQGIYSGVQDRFADTRGQKWLRGHQITDAQGVAQFTTIYPGWYPGRTVHIHFKIRYQNRDFTSQLFFDDALSDRIFANPPYLKVGTRTRNANDGIYRSGGSQLLLNLTSNGAGYAATFDIGLNL, from the coding sequence ATGGACAACGATGACAAACCCATCGGAAGAATTTTGAGCCGCCGCGAGGTGCTTTCGGTGCTGGGACTGGGTGGCCTGGCTGGGGTGGGCGCGCTCATCGGGCCCAGGGCCTCTGCGCAAAACACGCCGCTGCCCTCGTGCATCGTGCGCCCGGCCCTCACCGAAGGGCCCTACTTTGTGGATACCCAGTTGAACCGCTCGGACATCCGCTCCGACCCCAGCACGGGCTTGGTAAAGCCTGGGGTGCCGCTGGTGTTGCGTTTTGTGGTCTCGAGGGTCTCGAGCGGCGGCTGCACCTTGCTACCGGGCGCGATGGTGGATATCTGGCAGTGCGACGCCCAGGGCATTTACTCCGGCGTACAGGATCGCTTTGCCGATACCCGGGGGCAGAAGTGGCTGCGCGGCCACCAGATCACCGATGCCCAGGGGGTAGCCCAGTTCACCACCATCTACCCCGGCTGGTATCCGGGCCGCACCGTGCACATCCACTTCAAAATCCGCTACCAGAACCGCGACTTCACCTCCCAGCTCTTCTTCGACGACGCCCTGAGCGACCGCATTTTTGCCAACCCACCCTACCTTAAGGTGGGCACCCGCACCCGCAACGCCAACGACGGCATCTACCGCAGCGGCGGGAGCCAACTGTTGCTCAACCTGACCTCGAACGGGGCCGGTTATGCCGCGACCTTCGATATTGGGCTTAATCTGTAG
- a CDS encoding SHOCT domain-containing protein, protein MIDHRGRWDGFGHYGWGLVDDLLWILLLLGLIALVGVLMVRLLRSPTSGQTQPTPDRALEIARERYAKGEIGQTEFETLKKNLGG, encoded by the coding sequence ATGATCGATCACCGCGGACGTTGGGATGGCTTTGGCCACTACGGCTGGGGTCTGGTAGACGACCTGCTGTGGATTCTGCTGCTGCTTGGGCTTATTGCGCTGGTGGGGGTGCTGATGGTGCGGCTGTTGCGCAGCCCCACCTCGGGACAAACCCAGCCGACCCCCGACCGGGCCCTGGAGATTGCCCGCGAGCGCTATGCCAAAGGGGAGATTGGCCAAACCGAGTTCGAGACCCTGAAGAAGAACCTGGGTGGCTGA
- a CDS encoding response regulator transcription factor yields the protein MRLLLVEDEPNIARPVLRALEAQGHQVRHAADLSTARALLAEAEPDLMILDVRLPESEDGGFILAKEARSAGYKGPILFMTARDALSDRVMGLDEGGDDYVVKPFDLPELLARVRALLRRVSEVKQSRVQHGPLELDLTDRSVRWAGRGVDLSPREYALLERLALFPGRVYSPEELLDLVWGEEASDPGVVKVCVHHLRNKLDPQVVRTVPGGYRLGIEP from the coding sequence ATGCGGCTTTTGCTGGTTGAAGACGAACCCAACATTGCCCGCCCGGTCCTGCGGGCCCTGGAAGCCCAGGGCCACCAGGTTCGCCATGCAGCGGATCTGAGCACAGCACGGGCGCTTTTAGCCGAGGCCGAACCCGATTTGATGATCCTGGACGTGCGCCTGCCGGAGTCGGAGGACGGAGGGTTTATCCTGGCCAAAGAGGCCCGCAGCGCCGGGTATAAGGGCCCCATCCTGTTCATGACCGCCCGCGATGCCCTTTCCGACCGGGTGATGGGCCTGGATGAAGGCGGCGACGACTACGTGGTCAAGCCCTTCGACCTGCCGGAGCTTTTGGCCCGGGTGCGGGCTTTGCTGCGCCGGGTGAGCGAGGTCAAGCAAAGCCGGGTGCAGCATGGCCCCCTCGAGCTCGACCTGACCGACCGGAGCGTGCGCTGGGCCGGGCGGGGGGTGGATTTGAGCCCCCGCGAGTATGCTTTGCTGGAGCGGCTGGCCCTGTTTCCGGGGCGGGTGTACAGCCCCGAGGAGCTGCTCGATCTGGTCTGGGGCGAGGAGGCCTCCGACCCGGGGGTGGTGAAGGTGTGCGTGCACCACCTGCGCAATAAGCTAGACCCCCAGGTCGTGCGCACGGTGCCGGGGGGCTACAGGCTGGGGATAGAACCATGA
- a CDS encoding HAMP domain-containing sensor histidine kinase — MSLRLRLALFIALAIALALLVQGFLGYASFERLQMGNLERELGAYLGRITDQLEGRRGPRMFRRDRDSDETRFLRPPERLRENDPQLSLPNPAPPGTVASARLVREGQVWREWGSFPEAIPPSESPEPRLEQNWLYQSVRLGPEVYLQGAIEASQVRASLAGYQQTVLFTALVVALLGAWVAWLVSGPALRPLRHLQEATRRVADSGDLSLRVPAEGSGELLQLSQTFNQMLERLSAFRERETQFTRNAAHELRTPLTAVRLQLDSQQQGLASPEETLAVVREEVERMSRLSESLLTLAREGRGQKVGLDLAQLAQEVAARAGASYRGPETLKLTGDPLLLAQALENLLNNAQKYAPGAPVQVELEPAPDPAFVILRVRDEGPGMPPEVLARATEPFYRAPGVRVPGHGLGLSVVAQVAQAHQGRLVLLPNRPQGLQAELWIRWA, encoded by the coding sequence ATGAGCCTGCGTCTGCGCCTGGCCCTGTTCATCGCCCTGGCCATCGCCCTGGCCCTGCTGGTGCAGGGGTTCTTGGGTTATGCCAGCTTCGAGCGCCTGCAGATGGGCAACCTCGAGCGCGAGCTAGGCGCCTATCTGGGCCGTATCACAGACCAGTTGGAAGGCCGCCGGGGCCCCCGCATGTTCCGGCGGGATCGGGATAGCGATGAAACCCGGTTTTTGCGCCCGCCGGAGCGCCTGCGCGAAAACGATCCACAGCTTTCCCTTCCCAACCCCGCCCCGCCCGGCACGGTCGCGAGTGCCCGGCTGGTGCGGGAGGGGCAGGTGTGGCGGGAGTGGGGGAGCTTTCCCGAGGCCATTCCACCGAGCGAAAGCCCCGAGCCCCGCCTCGAGCAAAACTGGCTCTACCAAAGCGTGCGCCTGGGGCCAGAGGTCTATCTGCAGGGGGCCATCGAGGCCAGCCAGGTTCGGGCCAGCCTGGCCGGCTACCAGCAGACGGTGCTGTTCACCGCACTGGTGGTGGCGCTGCTGGGGGCCTGGGTGGCCTGGCTGGTGAGCGGGCCGGCCCTGCGGCCCTTGCGCCATCTGCAAGAAGCCACCCGCCGGGTGGCCGACTCGGGCGACCTGAGCCTGCGGGTGCCCGCCGAGGGCAGCGGGGAGCTTTTGCAGCTCAGCCAGACCTTCAATCAGATGCTCGAGCGGCTCTCGGCCTTTCGAGAGCGCGAGACCCAGTTCACCCGCAACGCCGCCCACGAACTGCGCACACCCCTAACCGCTGTACGCCTGCAACTCGACTCTCAGCAGCAAGGGCTGGCCTCACCTGAAGAAACCCTGGCCGTAGTGCGCGAAGAGGTCGAGCGGATGAGCCGCCTGAGCGAGTCGCTCCTGACCCTGGCGCGGGAGGGGCGGGGGCAGAAGGTGGGGCTGGATCTGGCCCAGCTTGCCCAAGAGGTGGCCGCGCGGGCCGGCGCATCCTATCGAGGGCCCGAGACCCTGAAGCTCACCGGCGACCCCCTCCTGCTTGCCCAGGCGCTAGAAAACCTGTTGAACAACGCCCAAAAGTACGCACCCGGGGCGCCTGTGCAGGTGGAACTCGAGCCCGCTCCCGACCCGGCTTTTGTCATCCTGCGGGTGCGCGACGAGGGGCCCGGCATGCCTCCGGAGGTGCTGGCGCGGGCCACCGAGCCCTTTTACCGGGCGCCGGGGGTTCGCGTGCCCGGCCATGGGTTGGGCCTCTCGGTGGTGGCCCAGGTGGCCCAGGCCCACCAGGGCCGGCTGGTACTTTTGCCCAACCGTCCCCAGGGCCTCCAGGCCGAGCTCTGGATCAGGTGGGCTTGA